Proteins co-encoded in one Lynx canadensis isolate LIC74 chromosome C1, mLynCan4.pri.v2, whole genome shotgun sequence genomic window:
- the ACKR3 gene encoding atypical chemokine receptor 3 isoform X3 — protein MDLHLFDYSEPGNFSDVSWPCNGSDCIVVDTVLCPHMPNKSLLLYTLAFVHIFIFVIGMIANSVVVWVTIQAKTTGYDTHCYILNLAIADLWVVVTIPVWVVSLVQHNQWPMGELTCKITHLIFSINLFGSIFFLTCMSVDRYLSLTYFAGTSSRRKKAVRRTVCVLVWLLAFCVSLPDTYYLKTVTSASNNETYCRSFYPEHSVKEWLISMELVSVVLGFAVPSCVIAVFYCLLARAISASGDQEKQTSRKIIFSYVVVFLVCWLPYHVVVLLDIFSILHYLPFTCQLENFLFTALHVTQCLSLVHCCVNPVLYSFINRNYRYELMKAFIFKYSAKTGLTKLIDASRVSETEYSALEQNTK, from the coding sequence ATGGATCTGCACCTCTTTGACTACTCGGAACCGGGGAACTTCTCCGACGTCAGCTGGCCGTGCAACGGCAGCGACTGCATCGTCGTGGACACGGTGCTGTGCCCCCACATGCCCAACAAAAGCCTTCTGCTGTACACGCTGGCCTTCGTTCACATCTTCATCTTCGTGATCGGCATGATCGCCAACTCCGTGGTGGTCTGGGTCACCATCCAGGCCAAGACCACCGGCTACGACACGCACTGCTACATCCTCAACCTGGCCATCGCCGACCTGTGGGTGGTGGTCACCATCCCCGTCTGGGTGGTCAGCCTTGTGCAGCACAACCAGTGGCCCATGGGGGAGCTCACGTGCAAGATCACGCACCTCATCTTCTCCATCAACCTGTTCGGCAGCATCTTCTTCCTGACGTGCATGAGCGTGGACCGCTACCTGTCCCTCACCTACTTCGCCGGCACGTCGAGCCGCAGGAAGAAGGCGGTTCGCCGCACCGTCTGTGTCCTGGTGTGGCTGCTGGCCTTCTGCGTGTCCCTGCCCGACACCTACTACCTGAAGACCGTCACGTCGGCGTCCAACAACGAGACCTACTGCCGCTCCTTCTACCCCGAGCACAGCGTCAAGGAGTGGCTCATCAGCATGGAGCTGGTCTCCGTCGTGCTGGGCTTCGCCGTCCCCTCCTGCGTCATCGCCGTCTTCTACTGCCTGCTGGCCCGAGCCATCTCGGCGTCCGGTGACCAGGAGAAGCAGACCAGCCGGAAGATCATCTTCTCCTACGTGGTGGTCTTCCTCGTGTGCTGGCTCCCCTACCACGTGGTGGTGCTCCTGGACATCTTCTCCATCCTCCACTACCTCCCCTTCACCTGCCAGCTGGAGAACTTCCTGTTCACGGCCCTGCACGTCACACAGTGCCTGTCCCTGGTGCACTGCTGCGTCAACCCCGTGCTCTACAGTTTCATCAACCGTAACTACAGGTACGAGCTGATGAAGGCCTTCATCTTTAAGTACTCGGCCAAAACAGGCCTCACCAAACTCATCGACGCCTCCAGAGTGTCTGAGACGGAGTACTCGGCCTTGGAGCAGAACACCAAGTGA
- the ACKR3 gene encoding atypical chemokine receptor 3 isoform X2, whose product MASHHWAWRSLMNPADLLTVSALSPCIVLAVVEKGRLLPALSTMDLHLFDYSEPGNFSDVSWPCNGSDCIVVDTVLCPHMPNKSLLLYTLAFVHIFIFVIGMIANSVVVWVTIQAKTTGYDTHCYILNLAIADLWVVVTIPVWVVSLVQHNQWPMGELTCKITHLIFSINLFGSIFFLTCMSVDRYLSLTYFAGTSSRRKKAVRRTVCVLVWLLAFCVSLPDTYYLKTVTSASNNETYCRSFYPEHSVKEWLISMELVSVVLGFAVPSCVIAVFYCLLARAISASGDQEKQTSRKIIFSYVVVFLVCWLPYHVVVLLDIFSILHYLPFTCQLENFLFTALHVTQCLSLVHCCVNPVLYSFINRNYRYELMKAFIFKYSAKTGLTKLIDASRVSETEYSALEQNTK is encoded by the exons ATGGCGTCGCATCACTGGGCGTGGAGGAGCCTGATGAACCCCGCTGACTTACTGACTGTGAGTGCGTTGAGCCCCTGCATCGTGCTGGCCGTGGTGGAAAAAG GCCGTTTGCTTCCTGCCCTCAGCACCATGGATCTGCACCTCTTTGACTACTCGGAACCGGGGAACTTCTCCGACGTCAGCTGGCCGTGCAACGGCAGCGACTGCATCGTCGTGGACACGGTGCTGTGCCCCCACATGCCCAACAAAAGCCTTCTGCTGTACACGCTGGCCTTCGTTCACATCTTCATCTTCGTGATCGGCATGATCGCCAACTCCGTGGTGGTCTGGGTCACCATCCAGGCCAAGACCACCGGCTACGACACGCACTGCTACATCCTCAACCTGGCCATCGCCGACCTGTGGGTGGTGGTCACCATCCCCGTCTGGGTGGTCAGCCTTGTGCAGCACAACCAGTGGCCCATGGGGGAGCTCACGTGCAAGATCACGCACCTCATCTTCTCCATCAACCTGTTCGGCAGCATCTTCTTCCTGACGTGCATGAGCGTGGACCGCTACCTGTCCCTCACCTACTTCGCCGGCACGTCGAGCCGCAGGAAGAAGGCGGTTCGCCGCACCGTCTGTGTCCTGGTGTGGCTGCTGGCCTTCTGCGTGTCCCTGCCCGACACCTACTACCTGAAGACCGTCACGTCGGCGTCCAACAACGAGACCTACTGCCGCTCCTTCTACCCCGAGCACAGCGTCAAGGAGTGGCTCATCAGCATGGAGCTGGTCTCCGTCGTGCTGGGCTTCGCCGTCCCCTCCTGCGTCATCGCCGTCTTCTACTGCCTGCTGGCCCGAGCCATCTCGGCGTCCGGTGACCAGGAGAAGCAGACCAGCCGGAAGATCATCTTCTCCTACGTGGTGGTCTTCCTCGTGTGCTGGCTCCCCTACCACGTGGTGGTGCTCCTGGACATCTTCTCCATCCTCCACTACCTCCCCTTCACCTGCCAGCTGGAGAACTTCCTGTTCACGGCCCTGCACGTCACACAGTGCCTGTCCCTGGTGCACTGCTGCGTCAACCCCGTGCTCTACAGTTTCATCAACCGTAACTACAGGTACGAGCTGATGAAGGCCTTCATCTTTAAGTACTCGGCCAAAACAGGCCTCACCAAACTCATCGACGCCTCCAGAGTGTCTGAGACGGAGTACTCGGCCTTGGAGCAGAACACCAAGTGA
- the ACKR3 gene encoding atypical chemokine receptor 3 isoform X1 translates to MQTVFVRSYSLLEMALDCFQSQMHGRYRHDKRLSCGRLLPALSTMDLHLFDYSEPGNFSDVSWPCNGSDCIVVDTVLCPHMPNKSLLLYTLAFVHIFIFVIGMIANSVVVWVTIQAKTTGYDTHCYILNLAIADLWVVVTIPVWVVSLVQHNQWPMGELTCKITHLIFSINLFGSIFFLTCMSVDRYLSLTYFAGTSSRRKKAVRRTVCVLVWLLAFCVSLPDTYYLKTVTSASNNETYCRSFYPEHSVKEWLISMELVSVVLGFAVPSCVIAVFYCLLARAISASGDQEKQTSRKIIFSYVVVFLVCWLPYHVVVLLDIFSILHYLPFTCQLENFLFTALHVTQCLSLVHCCVNPVLYSFINRNYRYELMKAFIFKYSAKTGLTKLIDASRVSETEYSALEQNTK, encoded by the exons ATGCAGACTGTCTTTGTCAGATCATATTCTCTTCTGGAAATGGCCCTTGATTGTTTCCAAAGCCAAATGCACGGAAGATACCGGCATGACAAGAGGCTAAGCTGTG GCCGTTTGCTTCCTGCCCTCAGCACCATGGATCTGCACCTCTTTGACTACTCGGAACCGGGGAACTTCTCCGACGTCAGCTGGCCGTGCAACGGCAGCGACTGCATCGTCGTGGACACGGTGCTGTGCCCCCACATGCCCAACAAAAGCCTTCTGCTGTACACGCTGGCCTTCGTTCACATCTTCATCTTCGTGATCGGCATGATCGCCAACTCCGTGGTGGTCTGGGTCACCATCCAGGCCAAGACCACCGGCTACGACACGCACTGCTACATCCTCAACCTGGCCATCGCCGACCTGTGGGTGGTGGTCACCATCCCCGTCTGGGTGGTCAGCCTTGTGCAGCACAACCAGTGGCCCATGGGGGAGCTCACGTGCAAGATCACGCACCTCATCTTCTCCATCAACCTGTTCGGCAGCATCTTCTTCCTGACGTGCATGAGCGTGGACCGCTACCTGTCCCTCACCTACTTCGCCGGCACGTCGAGCCGCAGGAAGAAGGCGGTTCGCCGCACCGTCTGTGTCCTGGTGTGGCTGCTGGCCTTCTGCGTGTCCCTGCCCGACACCTACTACCTGAAGACCGTCACGTCGGCGTCCAACAACGAGACCTACTGCCGCTCCTTCTACCCCGAGCACAGCGTCAAGGAGTGGCTCATCAGCATGGAGCTGGTCTCCGTCGTGCTGGGCTTCGCCGTCCCCTCCTGCGTCATCGCCGTCTTCTACTGCCTGCTGGCCCGAGCCATCTCGGCGTCCGGTGACCAGGAGAAGCAGACCAGCCGGAAGATCATCTTCTCCTACGTGGTGGTCTTCCTCGTGTGCTGGCTCCCCTACCACGTGGTGGTGCTCCTGGACATCTTCTCCATCCTCCACTACCTCCCCTTCACCTGCCAGCTGGAGAACTTCCTGTTCACGGCCCTGCACGTCACACAGTGCCTGTCCCTGGTGCACTGCTGCGTCAACCCCGTGCTCTACAGTTTCATCAACCGTAACTACAGGTACGAGCTGATGAAGGCCTTCATCTTTAAGTACTCGGCCAAAACAGGCCTCACCAAACTCATCGACGCCTCCAGAGTGTCTGAGACGGAGTACTCGGCCTTGGAGCAGAACACCAAGTGA